One window of the Dendropsophus ebraccatus isolate aDenEbr1 chromosome 12, aDenEbr1.pat, whole genome shotgun sequence genome contains the following:
- the PEX10 gene encoding LOW QUALITY PROTEIN: peroxisome biogenesis factor 10 (The sequence of the model RefSeq protein was modified relative to this genomic sequence to represent the inferred CDS: substituted 1 base at 1 genomic stop codon), whose protein sequence is MAFTAANQPQLIRSCQKDEQFQGSLRGRAHEAFQAFTGAKKWLQWRKEIELSCDLAYYTLTTFSGYQTLGEEYVNIVQVDSSXRKVPSLLQRTLLICCHTLLPYLLDKELVRLEHELQIEIDGVRVPHSNLSSGSHHRSWMWKWMHRKIAAFSDQQKKTLVKAMYIFRQSITFLRRFHLALFYMNGTFYHIAKRITGISYLRVRGSPGDDGVVRKSYSLLGAVSMVHLLLLVFVQMQSVQHKQEAQQKFKLHRRMSYQRSQPHEKSYQRPSKCTLCLEHRRHSTATPCGHLFCWECITEWCNTKAECPLCREKFHPQKLVYLRHYR, encoded by the exons ATGGCCTTCACCGCCGCCAACCAGCCGCAGCTCATCCGCAGCTGTCAGAAGGACGAGCAGTTCCAGGGCAGCCTGCGGGGCCGGGCACACGAGGCCTTCCAGGCGTTCACAG gTGCCAAAAAATGGCTGCAGTGGAGGAAAGAAATAGAACTGTCCTGCGATCTCGCCTACTACACACTGACTACGTTTTCAG GTTACCAGACTCTCGGAGAGGAGTATGTTAATATTGTGCAGGTGGATTCCTCTTAGAGGAAGGTGCCTTCTCTGCTGCAGCGCACTTTACTCATCTGCTGTCACACCCTACTCCCCTACCTACTGGACAAGGAGCTGGTGCGGCTGGAGCACGAGCTGCAGATAGAGATAGATGGAGTACGGGTCCCGCACAGCAACCTGTCCTCTGGATCCCATCACCGCTCATGGATGTGGAAGTGGATGCACAGAAAGATTGCGGCTTTCTCCGACCAACAGAAAAAGACATTGGTAAAGGCCATGTATATATTCAGACAGAGTATTACTTTCCTCCGAAGGTTTCATCTGGCTTTATTCTACATGAATGGAACGTTCTACCATATTGCCAAAAGGATTACTGGTATCAGCTAT CTCCGTGTGCGGGGATCACCTGGAGATGACGGTGTTGTGCGCAAGAGTTACAGCCTCCTTGGTGCCGTGTCGATGGTTCATCTCCTGTTGCTGGTCTTTGTTCAGATGCAGAGCGTTCAGCACAAGCAGGAGGCTCAGCAGAAGTTTAAGCTGCATCGGAGAATGTCCTACCAGAG ATCCCAACCACATGAGAAATCCTACCAGCGGCCTTCTAAATGCACATTGTGCTTAGAACACCGGCGGCACAGTACGGCCACCCCATGTGGGCACCTCTTCTGCTGGGAGTGCATCACCGAGTGGTGTAACACCAAG GCCGAGTGCCCACTATGTCGGGAGAAGTTCCATCCGCAGAAGCTGGTCTACTTGAGGCACTACCGATGA